CCGCCCTGAATACGGTATACCGCGACGGCGCCCGATCCGGTGCGACGGAGCACAAGTGCTTGCGGAGCAGGAAGGTAGCCCGGTTCTCCCCGCGATCACCGACGCGCCGGACCGCCTCGAGTGCACGTGCCACCAAGGCTTCAATCCACTCATCTGCAACCGAAATATGGTTCAGTACGCTGAAAACTTTGCGCGAACCAATCATCCAGGAGCCATTCAGATCGTGGAACGTCACGGCGTTTTTGGAGCGGTCCGCTTACCTGGCTCGTCTTCGGTCATCCCCTCGGCGCGACACGACGGGCGGCCGGGGGAGAACGAATCCGGCCGCCCTCATCGCGAGGGCGGCCGGAGACGTCGGGAAGCCGGCTGCGGTCAGGCGAGGATGGCGTCCACCAGCACGGGCCGCGCGGCGTCCTGCTCCATCACGAGCAGCGGGGCCACCTGAATGACCTCGTCCTCGTTCCACGCGCGGAAGCAGTCCCAGTCGAACTCGCGCGCGGCGCGGGTCTGGTCGGGAAAGCCGAACCAGTCACGCCAGCCTTCGCTCTCCGCGCGCCACTTGCAATCCCAGTGGAAGGCGATGTGGCGCTCTTCGGTGAGCGTGCGTACGATCAGCGTGCCGCGGAAGTACTCGCAGCCGGACGACGCGCGAAGCTCGATTGATTCGATGGGGAGAGCCGGGTATTCTACCAGCGCCTTGTGCAGCGTCCGCTGAACCTTTACCGGGGGGCAGCCGTAGCCGAACCTGATTCGCTCACTGGAGCGGCCGTCGTTGATGAAGCGAAGGAGAGCTTCGCGAAAGGGAGAGGCCGCGGAGGAGCGGTCCAGCAGGTCGGCAAGGGTCACGGGCAGCACCGGGTTTGGAGGGAACTTTTTCGCGGACCGCAGAATCTAACGCATCGTGCCCATTTCGCCAAGTCGTTTCCGCATGCGGATTTGCGTGCTTCGTTCCGCCCGCCGTCCGCGAGGGTCCGCGTGACCGGATCCGATCAGGATTCGCCACGCGCGGACGTGCATGCGCCCGACGACGTCCTCCGCATCACGCGGCGCCTGCAGGATGCCGGGTTCCAGACCTGGGCCGTGGGCGGTGCCGTGCGCGATGCCCTGTCCGGCGGCCACCCGGGAGACTGGGACCTCACCACCGCCGCGCGCCCGGGCGACGTGCAGCGCCTCTTCCGGCGCACGGTTCCCGTGGGGGTCGCGCACGGCACCGTGGGCGTGGTGGGGCGCGACGGGCGCCTGTACGAGGTGACCACCTTTCGCCGCGACGTCGAAACCGACGGGCGGCACGCACGCGTGATCTTCGCGCAGACGGTGGACGAAGACCTGCGGCGGCGCGACTTCACCATCAACGCCGTCGCCTGGCACCCGCTCACGCACGAGGTGCGCGATCCGCACGGCGGCGTGCCCGACCTTCGCGCCGGCCTGCTGCGCACCGTCGGCGAGGCGGAGGAGCGCTTTCGCGAAGACCGCCTGCGCGTGCTACGCGCCCTGCGCTTCGCCGGCCGCTTCGGGCTGACGATCGAGGACGGCACCTGGGCCGCCGCGCAGGCCGCGGCGCCGGAGCTGGTGCACCTCTCCGCCGAGCGCGTGCGCGAAGAGCTGCTCAAGGTGCTGCGGCAGGTGCGGCCCCCGTCCGTGTCGCTGACGCTGTACCAGCAATGCGGCGTCCTGCGGCACCTGTATCCCGAACTGGAAGCTTGCGTCGGCGTTGAGGATGGGAAGGCCGACGTGTGGACGCACCTGCTCCGGGTCGTCGACCAGGTGCCCGCGCATCGCACCACCCTGCGCGTCGCCGCGCTGCTGCACGATGCGGGAAAGCCGCGGACGCGCACCGACGCCGGTTTTCCCGACCACGCCGCGGCCGGCGCAGCAACGGCGCACGCGCTGATGCGCCGCCTGAAGTTCTCCAACGCAGAGATCGACCGAACGGTGCACCTGATAGCGCAGCACTCCGATTTTCCAACGCCCGAAGCCTCTGCTCCTGAGCTGCGGCGCTGGCTGCGGCGCGTGGGGCAGGAGTATGTGCCCGACCTCTTCCGCCTGCGCATCGCCGACCTGCGGGCGCGAGGGGACGGCGATCCGCGGCTGGACGAGACCAACCGCCTGTGGAAGCGCGTTCGGCGCGAGCTGCAACAGCAGGCTCCGCTGGATATCGGCGGCCTGGCGATCGGCGGGGGCGAGCTTCGCGGCCTTGGACTGCCGCCGGGCCCGCTCTACGGCGAGATCCTGCGCGACCTGCTGGAGCGCGTCACCGACGACCCGTCGCTCAACGACCGCGAAACGCTGACGCGGATGGTCCGTGAACGCATCTCGTCGCGCGAGGGGTGACGCGTGAACGATTATGGAGAGAACCGAGGATGACCAAGCCTGAAGCCTGGATGCGGGGTCCCGTCGAGGGCGTCCATCCGCTGCTGATGCCTGCTGCCCACGCGCTGATCGGCGTGGCCGAGGACATGGAGGCGGCCGCGGAAGGGTTGTCGACCGAGGAGCTGTGGGCCAACCCCGGCGGGGCTGCGTCCGTCGGCTTTCACCTGGCGCACGCGGCGGGCAGCCTGGACCGGCTGCTCACCTACGCCCGAGGCGAGGCGCTGAGCGAGGAGCAGTTCGCGTATCTGCGCGCCGAGCAGGACCCGGGCGACCCGCCCCGCACGGCCGCGGACCTGGTCGGCGCGGTGCACGCCGCGGTGGACCGGGCCCTGGCCCAGATCCGCGCCACCTCGCCCGACGCGCTGCTGGAGTTCCGAGGCGTCGGCCGGCAGCAGCTTCCGAGCAACGTTCTGGGCCTGCTGTTCCACGCCGCGGAGCACACGCAACGCCACACCGGCCAGGTAATCACGACGAGCAAGATCGTGCGGGGGCTGGGCGGGCGCTGATCGCCGCCGGCCCTGCTCCCTCTCTCCCGCGCTGTTTGCGGGGGAGAGGGCCGGGGAGAGGGGGGCACCCGGGGCCCGCACGGCCCTCTCCGAAGCGCTTCGACCTGCCTGCATGGGCGCCCGGCCCTGCACGGGCGAATGAATACGCGGCAACGAGCACACGAAGTCCACCTTCGTGGACTGGCTTGCCGTGGAGTGAGTTGGAGTGTGTTGCTCGCCCGAGGTTCTATGCAGTTCTCCCTCTCTCCCGCGCTGTTTGCGGGGGAGAG
This genomic interval from Longimicrobium sp. contains the following:
- a CDS encoding DinB family protein, coding for MTKPEAWMRGPVEGVHPLLMPAAHALIGVAEDMEAAAEGLSTEELWANPGGAASVGFHLAHAAGSLDRLLTYARGEALSEEQFAYLRAEQDPGDPPRTAADLVGAVHAAVDRALAQIRATSPDALLEFRGVGRQQLPSNVLGLLFHAAEHTQRHTGQVITTSKIVRGLGGR
- a CDS encoding CCA tRNA nucleotidyltransferase, with translation MTGSDQDSPRADVHAPDDVLRITRRLQDAGFQTWAVGGAVRDALSGGHPGDWDLTTAARPGDVQRLFRRTVPVGVAHGTVGVVGRDGRLYEVTTFRRDVETDGRHARVIFAQTVDEDLRRRDFTINAVAWHPLTHEVRDPHGGVPDLRAGLLRTVGEAEERFREDRLRVLRALRFAGRFGLTIEDGTWAAAQAAAPELVHLSAERVREELLKVLRQVRPPSVSLTLYQQCGVLRHLYPELEACVGVEDGKADVWTHLLRVVDQVPAHRTTLRVAALLHDAGKPRTRTDAGFPDHAAAGAATAHALMRRLKFSNAEIDRTVHLIAQHSDFPTPEASAPELRRWLRRVGQEYVPDLFRLRIADLRARGDGDPRLDETNRLWKRVRRELQQQAPLDIGGLAIGGGELRGLGLPPGPLYGEILRDLLERVTDDPSLNDRETLTRMVRERISSREG